In Hymenobacter volaticus, the genomic window GCGCACTTCCCAACGCCAGGCGCCGCGTCTTTTGTCGGAGAGGTGGCGGTAAGGGTCGCCCGCGGTTTCGGCGAGGCCGCCGCAGCCGCACACCCACGAGCAATACCAGCGCTTCCCGTAGAAGTAGGTGAGGATGGGAGTGCCAATAAACGACATAACCACGCCCCAGAACACCATGAATACCCCTAGGCCAGGGCCGCCATCTTTCAATAGGTAGCTTACCGTGCCCGGAAACAAGTAGTCGTATTTCAGTGGCCAAAAGTAGCTGAAGTAGTACTCCGGCTTTTGAAAGGCTAACAGCAAACCAGGCAAAAGAAAGGCGAAGCCCAACTGGAAGAACATCACCGATACCGTACGGATGCACTGGTAAGGAGAGTGCCGATATTTCCACAGCGCCCGGCCACCCATCACGAGCACCGCCAGCGTGTAGAAAGTGCCATAGAGCAGCCATTGGTCGGCGGGTTTGTGGCGCAGCCACTGACTGAACGGGTCGAGGGCGTGCACCAATTGATTGAAGGGGCCGAAGTTGCCTTGGTCATCGGGGCTGCTGTACCAATAAAGCACCACGTAGAAGCCGGTGAGCACGACGGCCGTAATCCAGGCAATGGCGCCGCGCCCGGTGCTGCTACGCAACCATAGGTTGTCTTGCTTCACGCCCGCGTCGCCACGTCCAAATTTCAACCAAGCCCAGGCGAGGGTTCCACCGCTTATCAAAGCTAAGGCAACGTAAAAGCTCAAGCGTGCCCGGTCCGCATCGGCATCGAAAGCCACCGTGGATAAGGCCAGTAGCCCTAGCCCAATAGCCGTAAGCAACATTTTTTCAGTTACCGACGTGTCGGATAGAGGGGGCTGAGAAAGAGCAAGCGAGGACATAAGCAAGCAATAAAATTGTAGTCAATTTGATGAGCACCCAAACCCGATAAAGTCAGCAAGTGCGTTATCCCTACTGCATATCGTGGTCATGGTCATCATCGTCATGGTGATGATGGTGATGAGGCGCATCAGGCCTGCCGAAGTAATTAAGCAGCGTACCACCCACATACAAGCCTAACCAGCACACATAAAGCCAGTTGAAACCCGCAGGCGTGCTGTGCGTGAAATAATGCAGAATCAGGTGGGCAGCACCGCTCATGATCAGGCCCGTGACGGCAATGAACTGAAAGCTGTTGAGGGCGCTCGGCCGGTATAGTTTGTTGAAGTCCATGAGGAATGGTTAAAAAATCTGTCCTGAGTCTAGCCTTCGTTTTCAGCTACGATTTGATTGTTTGCTATGCAGATAAGACTAGTAAGTAGCTTCAGGAAAAGTGCTCAGGTACCAGATGCGGATAGCAAACGGGCAAACAACCCCTTGCGCCGCTGTAGTACAACCGGCTGGGCCGGAAACTGCTTGTTGAACTGCGCGACGATCGAGGCTTCGTGCTGCTTGTAGAATTCGGGGTCGAAGTTAGCGGCACCTAATTGGCGCAGTACATCGTGTATCGATGTTTTCGCTCGTAGCCATTTTTCCCACACATCGTGGCGCTGCCGCAAGCCCATGGCGTTCATGCCCGTCACGGCGAAGCCAGCCGAGGGCCGGAAGTTGATTCGGAGGGCGTGCAAAGCATTGGGGTGTTGCCAATAAAACGATTCCTCACCTTCCACAAATTCAGCAGGCACGCGACCGTAGGTTTGGTATTCGAGGTTGAAGAACTTGGCCGAGTTAAACCAGATGCCGCGCTGATAGGGGGTAGGCTGCCCACAAATGGTATGCGCCGCCGTTTCGCCCTGCGCCCGGCCGGTGTACCAGAGTTGCTCGATTGGTACCTCGTTGGCACCTGCTTGACGATGCTGGGCGCAGTCGCCGGCCGCAAAAACGCCAGGCGCGCTGGTTTGCAGCAATTCGTCAACAAGTATGCCCCGTTCGGTGTCTAAGCCAGCGATTTGGGCAAGTGCTAGGTTAGGTTTTACGCCCGTCGCCAAACCGACCCACTGTGCTTCTATCTCTTCGCCGGCAGTGGTGCGCACAGCCCGCACGCGGCCCTCACCATCGGGCAGCAGTTCGGCAAGCTCAGTGCGGTAGCGGACGTCAATATCGTGGGCTTGTAGTTGTAGGCTAATGAGTTCGGCTTCTGGCTTAGGCAAAACAGAAGCCCAAT contains:
- a CDS encoding 4Fe-4S binding protein, producing the protein MSSLALSQPPLSDTSVTEKMLLTAIGLGLLALSTVAFDADADRARLSFYVALALISGGTLAWAWLKFGRGDAGVKQDNLWLRSSTGRGAIAWITAVVLTGFYVVLYWYSSPDDQGNFGPFNQLVHALDPFSQWLRHKPADQWLLYGTFYTLAVLVMGGRALWKYRHSPYQCIRTVSVMFFQLGFAFLLPGLLLAFQKPEYYFSYFWPLKYDYLFPGTVSYLLKDGGPGLGVFMVFWGVVMSFIGTPILTYFYGKRWYCSWVCGCGGLAETAGDPYRHLSDKRRGAWRWEVRIIYPILVFIVLITALLWLAASGAAPSLQPVAEPLSKAYGFAIGSVFSGVVGVGFYPLLGNRVWCRFGCPMAAYLGLLQKHFSRFRITTNGAQCISCGNCSNVCEMGIDVKQYAQRGEPIIRASCVGCGMCSTACPRGVLNLENGPRKGRYQGSTLIHADSLRILS
- a CDS encoding NAD(P)/FAD-dependent oxidoreductase, which encodes MHLVVIGNGITGVTAAVTVRRLRPDARITLVSDETTHHYSRTALMYVYMGHLRYQDIKPFEDWFWAENRLGLVQATATALDTTSKKLTLSSGQTLSYDHLLLATGSVSRFANWPGQHLLGVQGLYSLPDLEQMTRDTHGIRQAVVVGGGLIGIELAEMLHSRGIRVTMLVRDDRYWASVLPKPEAELISLQLQAHDIDVRYRTELAELLPDGEGRVRAVRTTAGEEIEAQWVGLATGVKPNLALAQIAGLDTERGILVDELLQTSAPGVFAAGDCAQHRQAGANEVPIEQLWYTGRAQGETAAHTICGQPTPYQRGIWFNSAKFFNLEYQTYGRVPAEFVEGEESFYWQHPNALHALRINFRPSAGFAVTGMNAMGLRQRHDVWEKWLRAKTSIHDVLRQLGAANFDPEFYKQHEASIVAQFNKQFPAQPVVLQRRKGLFARLLSASGT